The following coding sequences lie in one Trypanosoma brucei gambiense DAL972 chromosome 7, complete sequence genomic window:
- a CDS encoding 10 kDa heat shock protein, putative has protein sequence MLRVSIPALKTLQPLGSRVLVRRTLAAKQTKAGVLIPEQVAGKVNEGTVVAVAAATKDWTPSVKVNDTVLLPEFGGSSIKLEGEELFLYNEDSLLGVIQN, from the coding sequence ATGCTCCGCGTTTCCATTCCCGCACTCAAGACGCTGCAGCCTCTGGGCTCGCGTGTGCTGGTGAGACGCACTCTGGCAGccaagcaaacaaaggcCGGTGTGCTCATCCCTGAGCAAGTTGCTGGTAAAGTCAACGAGGGTACCGTTGTCGCTGTGGCGGCTGCAACAAAGGACTGGACACCGAGTGTGAAGGTTAATGACACTGTGCTACTTCCTGAGTTTGGTGGAAGCAGTATTAAGCTGGAAGGAGAGGAACTGTTCCTCTACAACGAAGACTCGTTGCTTGGTGTTATCCAGAATTGA